In Candida orthopsilosis Co 90-125, chromosome 4 draft sequence, a single genomic region encodes these proteins:
- a CDS encoding Alg6 glucosyltransferase (involved in cell wall mannan biosynthesis): MAKTKKKLGKQENKPTQSTNVEPRPLKSKSTAPTTHAKSIFTNSPVYDLLHYFEKAPDQWAARYILILSSIILRTAVGLGGHSGYKTPPMHGDFEAQRHWMELTINLPTSRWYFFDLQYWGLDYPPLTAYHSWILGKIGSTINFNWFALNSSHGLETDDLRFFMRVTSIISELICYIPGILLLANIFGKKFNLSRMDQIIFALIILTQPHLVLIDHGHFQYNSVMLGCFIYAIIELVQNHLVMASIWFVSCINFKQMGLYYSVFIFFYILSQLENFKDLVSVGLSVIVTQFIYLLPFASNWKTTLPQIVHRIFPFNRGLFEDKVANFWCTTNVLVKYRDLVSSSQLSQLALAATLLSIIPINVYIFYKLKSTSSANNRSYNDSYNDSNNNNNNNNDSDSDKRRISAMLYGFAYNALSFYLFSYQVHEKSILLPLCPILLLLLINPHDITVIQWINNVATFSLYPLLKKDDLILQYFVTSILINWLIGFKHVIPSFKSFNLNNLVIWITYIAMIVYHFVDFTFDPPAKYPDLWVILNIAISFAAFGYTWLWLIYKIVKL, encoded by the coding sequence ATGGCCAAAACTAAGAAGAAATTAGGCAAACAAGAGAATAAGCCTACTCAATCTACTAATGTCGAACCCAGGCCACTTAAATCTAAGTCAACTGCACCGACTACTCATGCGAAAAGTATATTCACCAACTCACCAGTCTATGACTTATTgcattattttgaaaaagcaCCCGACCAATGGGCAGCAAGATACATCCTCATCTTAAGTTCGATTATACTACGAACTGCAGTGGGTCTAGGTGGTCACTCAGGCTACAAAACCCCACCAATGCATGGTGACTTTGAAGCACAACGACATTGGATGGAACTAACAATCAACTTACCAACTTCTCGTTGGtatttttttgatcttCAATATTGGGGATTGGACTATCCACCACTAACTGCTTATCATAGCTGGATATTGGGTAAAATTGGCTCAActatcaatttcaattggtttgcATTGAATTCTTCACATGGATTGGAAACTGATGATTTAAGGTTTTTTATGAGAGTTACTAGTATTATTAgtgaattgatttgttatATTCCCGGAATCTTATTATTAGCCAATATATTTGGCAAAAAGTTTAATCTAAGTCGAATGGATCAAATAATATTTGCCTTGATTATTTTAACTCAACCACATTTAGTGTTAATTGATCATggacattttcaatataattCTGTCATGTTGGGTTGCTTTATTTATGCAATTATCGAATTGGTGCAAAACCACTTGGTGATGGCTAGTATATGGTTTGTTAGttgtatcaatttcaaacaaatgGGATTATACTATTCAGTATTTATCTTTTTCTACATATTGAgtcaattggaaaactttAAAGATTTGGTATCGGTGGGATTGTCGGTCATTGTCACTCAATTCATTTACTTACTTCCCTTTGCCtccaattggaaaacaaCTTTACCACAAATTGTTCATCGTATATTCCCATTCAATAGGGGTCTATTCGAAGACAAAGTTGCTAATTTCTGGTGTACAACCAATGTGTTGGTCAAATATCGAGATTTAGTTTCGTCATCACAACTTTCCCAATTGGCATTAGCAGCTACATTATTATCGATTATTCCAATTAATGTCTACATTTTctacaaattgaaaagtacATCATCAGCCAATAACAGAAGCTACAATGACAGCTACAATGAcagcaacaataacaacaacaacaacaacgacaGCGACAGCGACAAAAGACGTATATCGGCAATGTTGTATGGATTTGCCTACAATGCTTTAtcattttatttattttcttATCAAGTTCATGAAAAGTCGATTCTACTTCCCTTGTGTCCAATTTTACTACTTCTTTTAATTAATCCTCACGATATCACCGTCATACAATGGATCAATAATGTGGCAACTTTCAGTTTATATCCATTACTTAAAAAggatgatttgatattaCAATATTTTGTAACATCCATACTAATCAATTGGTTAATTGGGTTCAAGCATGTTATTCCTTCATttaaatctttcaatttgaacaatttggtgatttggaTAACTTATATTGCGATGATTGTTtatcattttgttgatttcacCTTTGATCCACCAGCAAAGTATCCTGACTTGTGGgtaattttgaatattgcCATTTCGTTTGCTGCTTTTGGGTATACCTGGCTATGGTTAATATATAAAATAGTCAAATTGTAA
- a CDS encoding Mhp1 protein (protein similar to S. cerevisiae Mhp1p, which is involved in microtubule stabilization), producing the protein MTKGDTNENQKSSLSPVSSKSQPQLTSYSAMVSTDEKEKTNNSQSQQQNNGVPDFLVSKVLGKKLDVETVRDKLEEETNIYTKGVKDTDVDWFLRDASMDPTIPLPKHVSNTTTTENDDDNKNKEKVTPTITEPAATPSTPTRSVNSHLNTDISNSNDAIVTKTKPSISPVQEENIHTRYTPQTSSHNDNHSVKTRRRSSTGGSSGGFFSKLKGKFTKESNEHSPVTTKPSNDHLFKTDYNMTKPNTSKPIHESGSMSSQETSSKTVTPSASGYEPSKLERTKTAPLPSSTTSHPDPRLEEYIRFYKQRDLRRGSTASSASNSSDTSTKHSVLVNGYDSSSYGEKVGGSPYSQNESTSTRLSHFLRRKSSVKAETNYPPSNVPSSATTTAASTSSLSMSPPPLADNLELNPAFKGLKPLKRVAFHSSTFLIDPPQQIPSRTPRKGNVDVLPNGQVRINPLTEEDKEAIEKSQMGLGGGIVVGGTGALGYIPKDAPKDVEKNNEESDGDEAEKESQGASSQDEDEPAIDQHAKNIAIDKFMVHHQPMNYTVPVKKMALDTMYSRCCHLREILPIPAILKQIPEGSMAPLPVLQLRNPHPTMIEVQTFADFVRIAPIVCVSLDGVNLSVEQFKILLSAMSAKKQLEKLSLRNTPINQEGWSLFCWFLSRNTVLNKLDITQCPALSVNVLKKKKKKAQADSKKYEEDLERMTCNKDNRSDVDWSLFVATLVARGGIEELIMTGCCITNVEIFENLIELAVSKKTSRLGLAFNNLTPRHISIIVNSWIFGDFARGLDLGYNDFSSTKTLKIFLDFTKRPDYERILSKATLSFLSLNSTNSVFNDAFKEVFESILMRLPNLKYLDFSNNQRLFGTMSNSQDTNSTNVNTNENATVAYFTSKLPLFPKLTRLHLENENFSQSSILQIANILPFCKNMGYFSILGNYVDSTSASALVNATKNSKTLINLDCNSEEFPELFKERIGLYTMRNMERLLYDSKQEELPSTAESPLKEAITQPESLTEQLNNILALKAQKKLDLSSPDVVKLFSRANAIRKSLKESIEELLNLQLKNALDLDGKETLIRLIYIDSSIEKGLQLIDPNFAHDFGTKANMYLVKVGEGQNRTIDRPELHDDGEKHAEAGIHLEPTQAVPASKSPLVSRSSSKTNLANLDKQEGSMLKLSRLNDYHKIEPGESDMSGDDARKKLMNVNLSDLDKVISYLDDLRSKGISLEKVFKHRVKEGETEKQELSFEALHSQLKKLSKEGIEKQDISSTTKDISDEIKDTEGKDSILSKTYDQVLNNLTN; encoded by the coding sequence ATGACTAAGGGGGACACAAATGAAAACCAAAAAAGTTCGTTGCTGCCAGTGTCTAGCAAGTCACAGCCACAATTAACTTCTTACAGTGCCATGGTAAGCACAGATGAAAAGGAGAAGACAAACAATTCGCAgctgcaacaacaaaacaacgGAGTACCAGATTTTTTAGTTTCGAAAGTCCTTGGTAAAAAGTTGGATGTCGAAACTGTTAGAGATAAGTTGGAAGAGGAAACCAATATTTATACCAAAGGAGTCAAGGATACCGATGTGGATTGGTTTCTTAGAGATGCATCTATGGACCCCACAATTCCATTACCTAAACATGTTTCCAATACCACCACTACTGAAAACGACGACgacaacaagaacaaagaaaaggTTACACCGACCATTACAGAACCAGCAGCAACACCACTGACTCCCACTCGGTCAGTCAATTCACATTTGAATACAGACATCTCCAATTCCAACGATGCAATTGtaaccaaaacaaaaccatCAATCTCACCTgtacaagaagaaaatatCCATACAAGGTATACGCCTCAAACCTCAAGTCACAATGATAATCATTCTGTTAAAActagaagaagaagtagtACTGGAGGAAGTTCAGGAGGgtttttttccaaattaaAAGGGAAATTCACCAAAGAAAGTAACGAACATTCACCAGTAACAACAAAGCCATCAAATGACCATTTGTTCAAGACCGACTACAATATGACCAAGCCAAACACATCTAAACCTATACATGAGTCAGGGCTGATGAGCTCTCAAGAAACGTCTTCGAAGACTGTAACTCCATCAGCATCCGGTTACGAAccatcaaaattggaaaggACTAAAACAGCTCCGCTTCCATCGTCTACTACATCACATCCAGATCCAAGGCTCGAAGAATATATCAGATTCTATAAGCAAAGGGATCTCCGTCGTGGGTCTACTGCCTCGAGTGCTTCAAACAGTAGTGATACATCTACCAAACATAGTGTATTAGTCAATGGATACGATAGTTCAAGTTATGGTGAGAAAGTTGGTGGACTGCCTTATTCACAAAATGAATCCACGTCTACTCGACTTTCCCATTTTTTGAGGCGAAAGAGTTCGGTCAAAGCTGAAACAAATTATCCCCCTTCAAATGTACCATCCTcggcaacaacaacagcagcatcGACATCGTCTTTACTGATGAGCCCCCCACCTCTTGCAGATAATCTTGAGCTAAATCCAGCATTCAAAGGATTGAAGCCACTAAAGAGGGTGGCATTTCACTCATCCACTTTCTTGATTGACCCCCCACAACAGATTCCATCGCGTACGCCTCGAAAGGGAAATGTTGATGTACTCCCAAATGGACAGGTGAGGATAAATCCATTGACTGAAGAGGACAAGGAAGCTATTGAGAAATCGCAGATGGGATTGGGTGGtggaattgttgttggtggtaCAGGGGCGTTGGGTTACATACCCAAGGATGCTCCCAAAGATGTAGAGAAGAACAACGAGGAACTGGATGGTGATGAAGCGGAGAAAGAATCCCAAGGAGCTTCATCTCaggatgaagatgagcCAGCGATTGACCAACATGCAAAGAATATTGCCATTGACAAGTTTATGGTTCACCATCAACCGATGAACTATACTGTTCCGGTAAAAAAGATGGCACTCGATACAATGTATTCTCGTTGTTGCCATTTACGTGAAATCTTGCCAATTCCAGCcatattgaaacaaattccAGAAGGTTCAATGGCCCCACTACCTGTTTTGCAACTTCGTAATCCTCACCCAACAATGATAGAGGTGCAAACGTTTGCTGATTTTGTGCGTATTGCTCCCATAGTATGCGTTTCATTAGATGGTGTCAATTTGTCAGTTGAGCAATTCAAGATCCTTTTATCGGCTATGAGTGCAAAAAAGcaattggagaaattgagTTTAAGAAACACCCCAATAAATCAAGAAGGATGgtctttgttttgttggtttttATCAAGAAATACTGTGCTTAACAAATTGGATATAACACAATGCCCAGCTTTATCTGTCAATGtcttgaaaaagaagaaaaagaaggcTCAAGCTGACTCCAAAAAATATGAAGAggatttggaaagaatGACCTGTAACAAGGATAATCGATCGGACGTTGATTGGTCATTGTTTGTTGCAACTTTAGTGGCGAGAGGAGGCATCGAAGAATTAATCATGACTGGTTGCTGCATTACTAACGTTGAgatatttgaaaacttgattgaGTTGGCCGTTCTGAAGAAAACATCACGGTTGGGATTAGCTTTCAATAACTTGACTCCAAGGCACATTAGCATTATTGTCAATTCGTGGatatttggtgattttgcGAGAGGATTAGATTTGGGTTACAATGACTTTTCTAGTACGAAAACTTTGAAGATCTTTTTGGATTTTACCAAACGGCCAGACTATGAGAGAATACTCCTGAAGGCAACCCTTTCATTTTTAAGTTTgaattcaaccaattccGTTTTCAATGATGCATTCAAGGAGGTTTTTGAAAGTATATTGATGAGATTACCGAACTTGAAATatcttgatttttcaaacaatcaaagaTTGTTTGGCACTATGTCGAATTCACAAGATACGAATTCAACTAATGTGAATACAAATGAAAATGCCACTGTTGCCTATTTCACCTCAAAATTGCCCCTTTTCCCAAAATTGACGAGATTgcatttggaaaatgaaaatttcagCCAATCTTCGATACTTCAAATTGCTAATATTTTACCATTTTGTAAAAACATGGGATATTTTTCCATTCTTGGAAACTACGTCGATTCTACATCAGCTTCAGCCTTGGTTAATGCAAcgaaaaattcaaagacCTTGATAAACTTGGACTGTAATTCAGAAGAGTTTCCGGAGTTATTCAAAGAACGCATTGGGCTATACACAATGAGAAACATGGAGAGATTATTGTACGATTCAAAACAAGAGGAATTGCCGTCAACTGCGGAACTGCCTTTGAAGGAAGCTATAACACAACCGGAGTCGTTGACagaacaattgaacaacatCTTGGCATTGAAAGCtcaaaaaaaattagaCTTATCATCCCCCGATGTGGTTAAGCTCTTTAGTCGGGCTAATGCAATTAGAAAGAGTTTGAAGGagtcaattgaagaattgcTCAACTTacagttgaaaaatgcaCTAGACCTCGATGGGAAAGAAACACTTATTCGTCTCATTTATATTGAttcaagtattgaaaaGGGATTGCAATTAATTGATCCAAACTTTGCTCATGATTTCGGAACCAAAGCCAATATGTATCTTGTAAAAGTAGGCGAAGGACAGAACCGAACAATTGATCGCCCAGAGCTTCATGACGATGGTGAAAAACATGCAGAAGCTGGAATTCATTTAGAACCCACCCAGGCGGTTCCTGCTAGCAAGTCCCCATTGGTGTCTAGGTCTAGTTCGAAAACTAATTTGGCCAATTTGGATAAACAAGAGGgatcaatgttgaaattatcaagattgaatgaTTACCACAAGATAGAACCTGGAGAATCGGATATGTCTGGTGATGACGCAaggaagaaattgatgaacGTCAACCTCTCCGATTTGGATAAGGTGATCAGTTACTTGGACGATTTGAGAAGTAAGGGTATCTCATTAGAGAAGGTGTTCAAGCACAGGGTTAAAGAAGGAGAGACCGAAAAGCAAGAGCTAAGTTTTGAAGCACTACATctgcaattgaaaaagttatCAAAAGAAGGTATTGAGAAACAAGACATATCTTCGACAACTAAAGACATTAGTGATGAGATAAAGGATACTGAAGGGAAAGATTCAATACTTAGTAAAACCTACGATCAagttttgaacaatttgacaaaCTGA
- a CDS encoding Bud5 protein (S. cerevisiae homolog BUD5 localizes to cellular bud neck, incipient cellular bud site): protein MEQSSPYNYSQGIKHASVASSVYSPIQTEFVPESNAIMEEDEDEDEDEDEAEQQQEQPPQHTQENSVDEIEEVSATSDESDGQSDDETVSHDGVNNDEDRNGLIADRSTQTIQTFMTANTRLNAENISQTNATGSRSSLTPSTNESSNNSATQLLDPLDTDATPVLTNAATNTDKTPIVSPDGFVQTGIEQTTASLPQRKLSKKFKRLSMKLQNATASENSSQFMSNFQQNIERANNNHKRQSQSQSQGQNQTTNNISDRTSTYYTKITERTSQDIHTKPELFHHNKSHYDTDDAASSVLKNDQHSELSSVSSRASSTRSQNSINHDDFDDKSSTSSTNIAWNNNSSSYNLRGSLVGGDEEVPVRRDLIETPTKEKFKLYNKSNANLSEQGGLNIIYDSNKEVPSTNDLNPKSKSVDLLEEEEDLSSLFIRALHAFDSSTLQSESDSSICLSFAKDDLAFVHTIDESGWGEVTLIESLERGWIPMNYFTTAVAERDSSEEDEDEDKLEDEEVEEQEEENEALPNSHYIKPLFHACGKFLMNPLSHRNRKGRYTFSIRVVNSIRDGVRVLLQQTDCLSRSNEIVTKRQVVRKARKSLLADWYNLMVKANEFKGTSNFSKIEILTLMVYQVTRKATEFLEVWSIESKQIVKRANERKLHDDLNNYPLLEDPPLAKQRITEINGILYSYLGLIIGRMDLIEHNQVGCEILETLAHQIILLLRELLFISKTGSDFSLQKPDDLDNSLDGLLSLVSDLVTGVKSLVVKTINEGDVSGVKNFDGNRDYFYTQEGGDLLQIAAKMIKAVGHTVASVRKLLDITGDFKLNSERSYPDYLKMRIEPQDFVRRCMKGIKATKGKPVETNSAASKPYKANRYSMVRSGKSGELGITESGQSLLQHFEDSPFTASAAEFEPFTSTSGGGDLTSNNDENLKNELLTDKNGFFLGGSFKGLVYTLTNEQSPPEYFYVSTFFICFRNFANGMDLIEELVARFEANRGQVEDINLALRLKNRRKLIVKMFQLWMESYWNQDSDYSLLTTMINFFNEGVSPILPLDALELIEIGAKLSTNPLIENRARRTKPTKQLVERNIVLNSTSGQLDFQSLSDGDYDLSRVSSNASNRQSLPLPSGATPSNSLLTLTQTATIEKIIMTYRSILKDSWCSAKYLSSYKPLNLSNLLSHFAIVCEQNWVLSNYRPNLLDFNALEVAKQLTLIESNIFCSIKPDELLNQNFTNKRAHLRLSPNVRLSLLFTNCLSNYVLESILQPNSSMKERVNTLKVWLKVAISSLYLRNFNGLAAITTALQSHLITRIDDLWTTLSQKYVDLYQYLSSIISMEKNYSTYRNKIRNLLSSGESLPIVPYINLFISDITTTTEGIPKYIPSQNFLSSKVINFQKYSKIVKIIADLQSLQNPYSLENQTGSSAEYRVQELPSLQELILLELWKVNILHKVDDDRGWKLSCDVLKK, encoded by the coding sequence ATGGAACAGTCAAGTCCTTACAACTATTCTCAAGGTATAAAACATGCTAGTGTAGCATCAAGTGTTTATTCCCCAATTCAAACGGAATTTGTACCAGAGTCTAATGCTATAATGgaagaagacgaagacGAAGACGAAGACGAAGACGAAGCAgagcaacaacaagaacagCCACCACAACATACTCAAGAGAACAGTGTTGACGAAATTGAAGAGGTAAGTGCTACCTCAGATGAGTCAGATGGTCAAAGTGACGATGAGACTGTTTCACATGATGGAGTGAACAATGATGAGGATCGAAATGGTCTCATAGCTGATAGATCAACCCAGACTATTCAAACCTTTATGACAGCAAACACACGATTAAATGCAGAAAACATATCACAAACTAATGCTACTGGTAGCAGATCTAGTTTGACTCCCTCAACTAATGAAAGCTCAAATAATTCAGCAACACAATTGTTGGACCCATTGGACACCGATGCTACACCTGTACTTACAAATGCCGCTACTAATACCGATAAAACTCCAATTGTATCACCTGATGGATTTGTTCAAACTGGAATTGAACAGACGACAGCATCACTCCCTCAAAGAAAATTATCTAAAAAGTTCAAGAGACTTTCAATGAAATTACAAAACGCCACTGCATCAGAGAATTCGTCACAATTTATGagcaattttcaacaaaacattGAAAGGGCAAATAATAATCATAAGCGTCAGAGTCAGAGTCAAAGCCAGGGCCAGAATCAAACGACGAATAATATTTCTGATAGAACCAGTACTTACTACACGAAGATTACAGAAAGGACAAGTCAGGACATTCACACTAAACCGGAATTGTTTCACCACAATAAATCGCACTATGATACTGACGATGCGGCAAGCTCAGTTTTAAAAAATGACCAACATTCGGAACTAAGTTCAGTGAGTAGTAGGGCATCAAGTACGCGGAGTCAAAACTCAATCAACCATGACGATTTTGATGACAAGTCCTCCACTTCTTCGACAAATATTGCTTGGAATAATAATTCATCAAGCTATAATCTAAGAGGATCATTGGTCGGTGGCGACGAGGAAGTGCCTGTTCGAAGAGATTTAATTGAAACACCAACAAAggaaaaattcaaattataCAACAAATCCAACGCCAATTTGTCTGAACAAGGTGGTCTCAATATCATATATGATCTGAATAAAGAAGTTCCTTCAAcgaatgatttgaatccTAAAAGTAAATCTGTTGATCTTttggaagaggaagaagatttaTCTTCATTGTTTATTCGGGCATTACACgcatttgattcatcaactttacAATCAGAGTCGGACTCCTCCATATGTTTATCATTTGCTAAGGATGACTTGGCATTTGTAcatacaattgatgaatctgGATGGGGTGAAGTGACTCTTATTGAATCATTAGAAAGAGGGTGGATACCAATGAACTATTTTACAACCGCAGTTGCTGAACGTGATTCATCGGAAGAGgacgaagatgaagacaaacttgaagatgaagaggtTGAAGAACAGGAGGAAGAAAATGAGGCATTACCAAATAGTCACTACATTAAGCCATTGTTTCATGCATGTGGGAAATTCTTGATGAATCCATTGAGTCACCGAAATAGAAAAGGTCGCTACACTTTCTCCATTCGTGTTGTGAACTCTATCCGTGATGGTGTTCGTGTCCTCCTTCAACAAACGGACTGTTTGTCAAGATCCAATGAAATTGTAACAAAGAGACAAGTTGTCCGTAAAGCACGTAAATCATTACTAGCTGATTGGTACAACTTAATGGTCAAAGCTAATGAGTTCAAAGGTACATCAAATTTCAgcaagattgaaattttaacATTGATGGTTTATCAAGTGACAAGAAAAGCTACTGAATTTTTAGAAGTATGGTCAATTGAAAGCAAACAAATTGTGAAACGAGCTAATGAACGGAAATTACACGACgatttgaacaattatCCCCTCTTGGAAGACCCACCATTGGCTAAGCAAAGAATTACCGAAATCAATGGCATATTGTATTCGTATTTGGGATTGATAATTGGAAGAATGGATTTAATTGAACACAATCAAGTTGGATGTGAAATTTTAGAAACTTTGGCTCATCAAATCATATTATTACTTCGAGAGCTCTTGTTTATATCCAAGACTGGGTCTGATTTCAGCTTGCAAAAACCCGACGATTTGGATAATTCATTAGATGGGTTGTTATCATTGGTTAGCGATTTGGTTACAGGAGTGAAGAGCTTAGTCGTTAAGACTATAAACGAAGGCGATGTCAGTGGTGTGAAAAATTTCGATGGAAATAGAGATTACTTTTATACACAAGAAGGTGGAGATCTACTTCAAATTGCAGCCAAGATGATTAAAGCCGTTGGACATACGGTTGCTTCGGTGAGAAAATTGCTTGATATAACtggtgatttcaaattgaattcgGAAAGATCTTATCCtgattatttgaaaatgagaATTGAACCTCAAGACTTTGTCAGACGATGCATGAAGGGTATTAAAGCAACCAAAGGTAAACCAGTTGAAACCAACCTGGCAGCTAGTAAACCTTATAAAGCTAATCGTTATTCCATGGTTAGATCAGGTAAAAGTGGTGAATTGGGAATCACCGAAAGTGGACAGAGCTTGTTGCAACACTTTGAAGACTCACCATTTACAGCCTCAGCAGCTGAATTCGAACCATTCACATCTACATCGGGCGGGGGCGATTTAACAAGCAACAACGACGAGAACCTCAAGAATGAGTTATTAACTGATAAAAATGGATTTTTTCTTGGTGGATCCTTTAAAGGATTGGTTTACACGCTTACAAATGAACAATCACCACCTGAATATTTCTACGTCTCCACTTTTTTCATCTGCTTCAGAAATTTCGCCAATGGTATGGACTTGATTGAGGAGTTGGTTGCTAGATTTGAAGCTAATCGCGgacaagttgaagatattAACTTGGCATTAAGGTTGAAAAATCGAagaaaattgattgttaaGATGTTTCAACTATGGATGGAAAGTTATTGGAATCAAGATTCCGATTATAGTCTCTTAACCACcatgatcaatttcttcaatgaagGTGTGAGCCCCATCTTGCCACTTGATGCacttgaattgattgagatTGGTGCTAAGTTATCAACAAACcctttgattgaaaatagaGCAAGACGTACCAAACCAACTAAACAGTTGGTTGAAAGAAACATTGTGTTGAATTCCACCCTGGGTCAATTGGATTTCCAATCCTTGAGTGATGGCGACTATGATTTGTCAAGAGTTAGCTCCAATGCATCTAATAGGCAATCTTTGCCATTACCCTCAGGAGCCACCCCGTCCAACTCCTTGCTCACGTTAACACAAACTGCCACGATTGAGAAAATCATCATGACATATAGATCAATCTTGAAGGATAGTTGGTGTTCAGCCAAGTACTTGTCCTCGTACAAACCATTGAACTTGTCTAATTTGTTGTCCCATTTCGCTATTGTTTGTGAACAAAATTGGGTATTATCGAATTACAGGCCCAACTTGTTAGATTTCAATGCGTTGGAAGTTGCcaaacaattgacattgattgaatcaaaCATTTTCTGTTCAATCAAACCGGAcgaattgttgaatcaaaacTTCACCAACAAAAGAGCTCATTTGAGACTATCGCCAAACGTTAGATTATCCCTCTTGTTTACTAACTGTTTATCAAATTACGttttggaatcaattttacaaccgaattcatcaatgaaagAAAGAGTCAATACTCTAAAAGTTTGGCTCAAGGTTGCAATCTCGTCACTATACTTGCGAAACTTTAATGGTTTAGCAGCGATCACTACTGCTTTACAAAGTCATTTAATTACAAggattgatgatttatgGACAACATTACTGCAGAAATACGTCGACTTGTATCAATATTTGTCCTCGATTATAAGTATGGagaaaaattattcaacTTATAGAAACAAGATTCGTAATTTGTTATCATCAGGAGAGTCATTACCTATAGTACCATacatcaatttgttcatttCCGatataacaacaacaactgaaGGAATACCAAAGTATATCCCATCACAAAATTTCTTATCAAGTAAAGTGattaattttcaaaagtattCCAAGATTGTTAAAATTATAGCCGATTTACAATCTTTACAAAATCCATATAGCCTTGAGAACCAAACGGGGAGTCTGGCAGAATATAGGGTTCAAGAATTGCCATCGTTACAAGAattaattttgttggaaCTTTGGAAAGTGAATATCTTGCACAaggttgatgatgatcGTGGGTGGAAATTGAGTTGCgatgtattgaaaaaataa